A region of the Curtobacterium flaccumfaciens pv. betae genome:
GCGTACACGTTGCGGGGGTCGAGCGCGGCGGACTCGTCGATCAGGCCGGGCAGCAGGGGCTGACCGTCGGGGCCGATGGGGTCGAAGCGGCCGGCGTCGAGGTCCTCGCGGCGGCGGGCCGGCGGACGGGTCGGCTCGCCGGAGGCGGTGGTGTACGCGCCCTCGCCGTAGACGACCATCGAGCTGGCGACGACGAGCCGGCCGATGTCGTGCCGGTCCATGCCGGCGAGGACGTGGGCGGTGCCGGCGTCGTTCGACGAGACGTAGTCGGGGGCGTCCTGGAAGTCCACGCCGAGGCCGACCTTGGCGGCCTGGTGGCACACGACGTCGATGCCGTCGAGGGCGGCGTCGAGGGCGACCCGGTCGCGGACGTCGCCGTGCACGAACGCGATGCCCTGCTGCTGGTGGGCGCGGACGACCTCGGCGGGGTCGCCGTGCACGTCGTCGCGCAGGGAGTCGAGGACGCGGACCTCGTGGCCGTCGGCCAGGGCGCGGCGGACGATCGCGGAGCCGATGAAGCCGGCGCCGCCGGTGACGAGGAGGCGGCTCATGCGGTGGCGCCTGTGGGCTGGGCCTGCATGATGCTTGCGCTCGCGCTGGTCGGGACGAGTTCGCGCGGGGTGAAGTCGGCGGGGATCGCGGCGACGATCTGGCCGATGGCGCGGACGATGACCTCGTTGGCACGGGCGAGGCGTTCCATGACGAGCGCGTGGGTGACGACGGCTCCGGCGTCGTCGACGTCGGGGCCGCTGGCTGCGGCTGCGGATGCGGCGGCAGCTGCGGCCTCGTCCTCGGTCGGGGCCAGGCCGGCGTCGGCGTCGGTGACGAACGACAGGTTCACCGTGGCGATGCCGAGTTCGGCGGCCAGGGGGACCTCGGGCGTCATCGTCATGTTGATCGTGTGACCGCCGGCCTGCCGGAGCCAGACGGACTCGGCGCGGGTGGAGAACCGGGGACCCTGGATGACGACGCACGTGCCGGTCGGACGGAACGGCACGTCGAGCCCGGCGACGGCGTCGATCGCCGCGCGGCGGAGCGTCGGGTCGAACGGGTCGGCGAAGGACAGGTGCTGCACGTCGTCCTCGAAGAACGTGTCGGCGCGGCCCCAGGTGCGGTCGATGAGCTGGTCCGTCACGACGAAGGTGCCCGGGGCGTAGTCGGGGTGCAGGCCGCCGACGGCGCTCGAGGACACGATCGCGCGGACGCCGAGCGAACGGAGCGCCCAGACGTTCGCACGGTGGTTGATGCGGTGCGGGGCGACGGAGTGCTCACGGCCGTGGCGGGTCAGGAACGCGACCCGTCTTCCGGCCATCGTGCCGATGCTGATCAGGCTCGACGTCGGGCCGAACGGGGTCGGGACGTCGAGCTCGTCGGCGGTGCCCTCCTCGAACAGCTGGTAGAGGCCGGAGCCTCCGATGACACCGATCGTCACGGCTTCGTCGTTCTCCACAGGTCCTCCGGTTGGTCGTCGGCGCGGGCTGCGCGCTGGATACGCTACTGACGGCGCCACCGGGCGAACCGGGAACGGCGCCACCACCCCCCTGTTCGGAGGCACCTGTGCGAACGATCGGTCAGCACCGCGACGACCTGGCGGCGTTGCTCGCGCCGGTGGTGGCGGGCCTCGGATCAGAAGAACTGTCGATCGACGAACTCGCCGGCGCGGGGTTCGGGGCCGGGTTCGCACACCGCGTGCTCGCGGCCGCCGTCCTGTCGCCCGTTCCGCTGCCGCCGTTCGACAACAGCCAGATGGACGGGTTCGCGGTGCGGGTCGCCGAGGCGGGGCAGCAGGTCCGGGTCGTCGAACCGATCCCCGCCGGCGTGGTGCCCGAACCGCTCGAGCCCGGCACGGCTGCGCCGATCATGACCGGTGCACGGATCCCGACCGGCGCCGACGCGGTGTTCCCGGTCGAGGCGACCGAGCCCGGCGCGTTCCCGGCTGCGCTCGAGCTGCCCCGGGTGACGGTGCCCGCCGACCTGACCGCCGGCACGTTCGTGCGGGTCACCGGCAGCGACTTGCCCGCCGGTGCCGAGCTCGCTCCGGCCGGTTCCGCGGTCACGCCGGCGCTGCTCGGGGCCCTGGCCGCTACGGGGGTGACGACCGTGTCGGTGCGCCGACCGCTGCGGGTCCTCGTCGTGTCGACCGGCTCGGAGCTGCAGGGCGCCGACACGGACGCGGCGACCATCGGCGACGCGAACGGCATCGCGCTGCGGGCAGCCCTTGCCCAGGTCGGTGCGGACTCGCGGGCCGTCCGGGTGCCCGACGACGTCGCTGCCTTCGACCGGGCGCTCGATGCAGCCGTGGGGGACTGGGCCGACCTCGTGCTGACCACCGGGGGCATCAGCGCCGGGGCGTACGAGGTCGTCCGACAGGCGCTCGAACCACGCGGGCTCGCGGTGACGCCGGTCGCGATGCAACCCGGTGGGCCGCAGGCGTTCGGCAGCGTCGTGTTCGGAGACGGTCGCGCCGTACCGGTGGTGTCCTTCCCCGGCAACCCGGTGTCGGCGCTCGTCTCGTTCGAGGTGTTCCTGCGTCCCCTGCTCGCCGCCGCCGTCGGACTCACGCCGGACCGCCCCACCCAGGTCCTGCCGGCGGCGTCCGCTGCCGGCTCACCCGTCGGCAAGCACCAGGTCCGGCGCGGCCGGGTGCAGGGCGGGGCCGTGCACTTCGTCGGTGGGCCGAGTTCGCACCTGCTCGTGCACTACGCCGCCGCCACCCACCTGGTGCACGTCCCCGTGGGGGTCGACACCGTCGAACCCGGCGACCCCCTCACCGTCTGGAGCCTCCGATGACCGACCCGTCCGCCTCCGACCAGCTGTCGCACGTCCGCGCCGACGGCAGCGCGCACATGGTCGACGTCTCCGCGAAGGACGTCACCGACCGGTCGGCCACCGCCACCGCCACCGTCGTCACCCGTCCCGACGTCGTCGCACGCATCCTCGACGGCTCGCTGCCCAAGGGCGAGGTCGTCGGCACCGCCCGGCTCGCCGCGATCATGGCGGTGAAGAAGACCTCCGACCTGATCCCGCTGTGTCACCCGCTGCCGATCGCCGGCGTGCAGGTCGACATCACCGGTACCGA
Encoded here:
- a CDS encoding MTAP family purine nucleoside phosphorylase, producing MENDEAVTIGVIGGSGLYQLFEEGTADELDVPTPFGPTSSLISIGTMAGRRVAFLTRHGREHSVAPHRINHRANVWALRSLGVRAIVSSSAVGGLHPDYAPGTFVVTDQLIDRTWGRADTFFEDDVQHLSFADPFDPTLRRAAIDAVAGLDVPFRPTGTCVVIQGPRFSTRAESVWLRQAGGHTINMTMTPEVPLAAELGIATVNLSFVTDADAGLAPTEDEAAAAAASAAAASGPDVDDAGAVVTHALVMERLARANEVIVRAIGQIVAAIPADFTPRELVPTSASASIMQAQPTGATA
- the glp gene encoding gephyrin-like molybdotransferase Glp — encoded protein: MRTIGQHRDDLAALLAPVVAGLGSEELSIDELAGAGFGAGFAHRVLAAAVLSPVPLPPFDNSQMDGFAVRVAEAGQQVRVVEPIPAGVVPEPLEPGTAAPIMTGARIPTGADAVFPVEATEPGAFPAALELPRVTVPADLTAGTFVRVTGSDLPAGAELAPAGSAVTPALLGALAATGVTTVSVRRPLRVLVVSTGSELQGADTDAATIGDANGIALRAALAQVGADSRAVRVPDDVAAFDRALDAAVGDWADLVLTTGGISAGAYEVVRQALEPRGLAVTPVAMQPGGPQAFGSVVFGDGRAVPVVSFPGNPVSALVSFEVFLRPLLAAAVGLTPDRPTQVLPAASAAGSPVGKHQVRRGRVQGGAVHFVGGPSSHLLVHYAAATHLVHVPVGVDTVEPGDPLTVWSLR
- the moaC gene encoding cyclic pyranopterin monophosphate synthase MoaC, with product MTDPSASDQLSHVRADGSAHMVDVSAKDVTDRSATATATVVTRPDVVARILDGSLPKGEVVGTARLAAIMAVKKTSDLIPLCHPLPIAGVQVDITGTDDRVLIEVSVRTTSRTGVEMEALTGASVAALTVYDMVKAVDRAAVITDVRVLEKHGGRSGDWSNR
- a CDS encoding NAD-dependent epimerase/dehydratase family protein translates to MSRLLVTGGAGFIGSAIVRRALADGHEVRVLDSLRDDVHGDPAEVVRAHQQQGIAFVHGDVRDRVALDAALDGIDVVCHQAAKVGLGVDFQDAPDYVSSNDAGTAHVLAGMDRHDIGRLVVASSMVVYGEGAYTTASGEPTRPPARRREDLDAGRFDPIGPDGQPLLPGLIDESAALDPRNVYAQTKVAQEHLASSWARATGGRAIALRYHNVYGPGMPANTPYAGVASLFRSALARGEAPRVFEDGAQRRDFVHVDDVAGANAASIAATADLPSDTFRAYNVGSGTVHTIGDMAAAIAGPDGPQPVVTGEYRLGDVRHVTASSARIAAELGWHAEVDFEAGMRDFATAPLRSAVR